In Ptychodera flava strain L36383 chromosome 21, AS_Pfla_20210202, whole genome shotgun sequence, a genomic segment contains:
- the LOC139121220 gene encoding UDP-glucose 6-dehydrogenase-like has protein sequence MEVTRICCIGAGYVGGPTCSVIAMQCPQIQVTVVDLSESRIAAWNSNHLPIYEPGLQEVVLKCRHKNLHFSTDVEPAIREADLIFISVNTPTKTFGLGKGRAADLKYIEAAARSIAEVVDTGKKIVVEKSTVPVRAAESIQRILKANKKAGVKYQVLSNPEFLAEGSAIKDLLNPDRVLIGGEQTPDGAQAINSLAAIYENWVPRERIIKTNTWSSELSKLAANAFLAQRISSINAMSAVCEATGADVSEVAHAIGTDSRLGPRFLQASLGFGGSCFQKDVLNLVYLCEALNLPEVAAYWQQVIDMNDYQRRRFASRIISCLFNTITDKKIGILGFSFKKNTADTRESSSIYVCKYLMDEGAQLVIYDPQVTSEQILSDLTHPIVSEDPERVERLVTIATDPYEALSGAHALVVCTEWDEFKGYDYRRIYDGMVKPAFAFDGRGILDAEHLVDIGFVVEVIGKTVKGNRVPPVTPPAEK, from the exons atggaagtgacaagGATATGTTGCATCGGTGCTGGGTACGTTGGAGGACCAACGTGCAGTGTTATAGCCATGCAGTGTCCCCAGATTCAAGTTACAGTGGTAGATTTGAGTGAAAGTCGCATTGCTGCCTGGAATTCCAACCATCTTCCAATTTATGAG CCTGGATTACAAGAAGTAGTACTCAAGTGCAGACATAAAAATCTCCATTTTTCTACGGATGTGGAGCCAGCCATACGAGAAGCTGACCTCATATTTATATCTGTCAACACACCGACTAAAACGTTTGGTTTGGGAAAG GGACGTGCAGCTGACTTGAAATACATAGAGGCTGCTGCAAGAAGTATAGCAGAAGTTGTCGACACAGGAAAGAAGATCGTTGTTGAGAAGAGCACTGTACCTGTCAGAGCTGCCGAGAGCATACAGAGAATACTGAAAGCAAATAAAAAAGCTGGCGTCAAATATCAG GTTCTTTCAAATCCAGAATTCTTGGCTGAAGGCTCCGCAATCAAAGATTTGCTGAATCCTGATCGTGTGTTGATTGGTGGTGAACAGACGCCAGATGGTGCCCAGGCCATCAACAGTCTAGCCGCAATCTATGAAAACTGGGTTCCCCGCGAGAGAATCATCAAAACCAACACTTGGTCTTCAGAACTTTCTAAATTG GCTGCTAATGCATTCCTGGCACAGCGCATTTCCAGCATAAACGCTATGAGTGCTGTATGTGAGGCTACTGGTGCTGATGTAAGTGAGGTGGCACATGCTATCGGCACAGACAGTCGACTTGGACCAAGATTTCTCCAAGCTAGTCTAG GGTTTGGTGGCAGCTGTTTCCAGAAAGATGTTTTGAATCTAGTCTACCTCTGTGAAGCTTTGAATCTTCCTGAAGTTGCAGCATACTGGCAGCAG gtaattgacatgaatGACTACCAGAGGAGGAGATTCGCTTCAAGAATTATCAGCTGTTTGTTTAACACCATTACCGACAAGAAAATTGGAATTCTAGGATTCTCTTTTAAAAAGAACACAGCTGACACTCG AGAATCTTCaagtatatatgtgtgtaagtATCTGATGGATGAAGGCGCACAACTAGTAATTTACGATCCACAAGTGACAAGTGAGCAAATACTCAGTGATCTGACCCACCCTATTGTATCAGAAGATCCTGAAAGAG TTGAAAGACTTGTCACCATAGCTACAGATCCATATGAAGCTCTATCCGGTGCCCATGCATTGGTAGTGTGTACAGAATGGGATGAATTCAAG GGATATGATTACCGAAGAATCTACGATGGTATGGTGAAACCGGCATTCGCTTTCGATGGCAGAGGTATTCTAGATGCTGAACATCTGGTAGACATTGGTTTTGTGGTCGAAGTCATCGGGAAAACTGTGAAAGGCAACCGAGTACCTCCGGTGACACCTCCAGCGGAGAAATAG